From the genome of Vigna angularis cultivar LongXiaoDou No.4 chromosome 11, ASM1680809v1, whole genome shotgun sequence, one region includes:
- the LOC108332273 gene encoding ras-related protein RABA1f, which produces MGADEDYDYLFKLVLIGDSAVGKSNLLSRFTRNEFSLETKSTIGVEFATRSVPVDSKLVKAQIWDTAGQERYRAITSAYYRGAVGALVVYDVTRHVTFENVERWLKELRDHTEAYVVVMLVGNKADLRHLRAVSTDEAKEYAEKEKIFFMETSALESLNVDSAFTEVLTQIYNVVSRKTLETVDESHATSLPKGETIVLGTKEDVSAVKKSGCCST; this is translated from the exons ATGGGTGCCGACGAAGACTATGACTACTTGTTCAAGCTCGTCCTCATCGGTGATTCTGCCGTTGGAAAGTCCAACCTCTTATCTCGATTCACGCGAAACGAGTTCAGCTTGGAGACCAAATCCACCATCGGCGTCGAATTCGCCACCCGCAGCGTCCCCGTCGATAGCAAACTCGTCAAGGCTCAAATCTGGGACACCGCCGGCCAAGAAAG ATATCGTGCTATTACAAGTGCATATTACCGAGGAGCAGTTGGTGCTTTGGTTGTGTACGATGTAACTCGACACGTGACGTTTGAGAACGTTGAGAGATGGTTGAAGGAGCTTAGGGATCACACAGAAGCATATGTTGTGGTGATGCTGGTGGGAAACAAGGCAGATCTTCGACATTTGCGTGCAGTGTCAACTGATGAAGCCAAAGAATatgcagaaaaagagaagatattCTTCATGGAAACCTCTGCCCTTGAGTCCTTGAATGTGGACAGTGCTTTTACAGAAGTGCTGACTCAGATATACAATGTTGTGAGTAGGAAAACACTTGAGACAGTGGATGAATCTCATGCAACATCCTTGCCCAAAGGGGAAACCATTGTTCTTGGAACCAAAGAGGATGTTTCAGCTGTTAAAAAGAGTGGATGCTGTTCCACATAG
- the LOC108332402 gene encoding prohibitin-1, mitochondrial gives MNMKNMKIPNVPSGGAASALLKLGVIGGIGLYAVSNSLYNVEGGHRAIVFNRLVGVKDEVYPEGTHFVIPWFERPVIYDVRARPHLVESTSGSRDLQMVKIGLRVLTRPLPEQLPTVYRTLGENFNERVLPSIIHETLKAVVAQYNASQLITQREVVSREIRKILTERAANFNIVLDDVSITALTFGKEFTAAIEAKQVAAQEAERAKFVVEKAEQDKRSAVIRAQGEAKSAQLIGQAIANNPAFITLRKIEAAREIAHTISNAANKVFLNSDDLLLNLQEMTLDPSKK, from the exons ATGAATATGAAGAACATGAAAATTCCAAATGTACCAAGTGGTGGTGCGGCCTCTGCCCTGCTGAAGCTTGGGGTTATTGGTGGAATTGGTTTGTATGCGGTTTCTAATAGTCTCTACAATGTTGAAGGAGGGCACCGAGCTATTGTTTTCAACCGTCTAGTTGGTGTCAAAGACGAG GTCTATCCCGAAGGGACTCATTTTGTAATACCCTGGTTTGAGAGGCCAGTCATCTATGATGTTCGTGCTCGACCCCATCTAGTTGAGAGTACATCTGGGAGTCGTGATCTACAGATG GTGAAAATTGGACTTCGAGTTCTTACTCGCCCTTTGCCTGAACAATTACCTACAGTTTATCGGACCCTTGGTGAGAATTTTAACGAAAGGGTTTTGCCTTCAATCATACATGAAACTTTGAAAGCTGTGGTTGCCCAATATAATGCCAGCCAGCTAATTACTCAGCGAGAG GTTGTTAGTCGGGAGATCCGGAAAATTCTGACGGAGAGAGCAGCTAACTTCAACATTGTCCTTGATGATGTGTCAATTACTGCTTTGACTTTTGGCAAGGAGTTTACTGCTGCAATTGAAGCTAAGCAGGTGGCTGCACAAGAAGCTGAGAGGGCTAAATTTGTTGTGGAAAAAGCGGAGCAAGACAAAAGAAGTGCTGTAATTAGAGCTCAG GGTGAAGCAAAGAGCGCCCAACTGATTGGACAAGCTATTGCCAACAATCCAGCATTTATCACACTGAGGAAGATAGAAGCTGCTAGAGAGATTGCACATACCATATCAAACGCGGCAAACAAAGTTTTCTTGAACTCAGATGATCTGTTGTTGAATCTTCAGGAGATGACTTTGGATCCAAGCAAAAAGTGA
- the LOC108333544 gene encoding fasciclin-like arabinogalactan protein 13, whose product MAFASLTLILFTSFCLILRAQAQAQAPAPSSGAVDLVAILQKGGQYTTLIRLLNESQQLTQIQSQLKSNSQGFTLFAPTDNAFQNLKSGALNGLSDEKKVQLILYHVTPKYYSLSDLLTVSNPVRTQASGSEGSWGLNFTGQGNQVNVSTGVVETQVNNALRQQFPLAVYQVDKVLLPAELFGAKSPAAAPKSPKSSSETPTVGKAGGAPSPSGNAQNENGAAGRNVGFGVILGVGLFCMGVLS is encoded by the coding sequence ATGGCCTTCGCCTCTCTCACTctcattctcttcacttcattCTGCTTAATTCTTCGGGCCCAAGCCCAAGCCCAAGCCCCGGCGCCTTCCTCCGGCGCGGTGGACCTCGTTGCCATCCTCCAAAAGGGTGGCCAATACACAACCCTTATCCGTCTTTTGAATGAGTCGCAGCAACTGACCCAAATCCAGAGTCAACTCAAGTCAAACTCCCAAGGGTTCACTCTTTTCGCGCCCACCGACAACGCTTTCCAGAACCTCAAATCTGGGGCTCTCAACGGTCTCAGTGATGAGAAGAAAGTGCAGCTCATTCTCTACCATGTCACTCCCAAGTACTACTCTCTCTCTGATCTCTTGACCGTCAGCAACCCCGTCAGAACTCAAGCCTCCGGCAGTGAAGGCTCCTGGGGGCTCAACTTCACCGGCCAAGGGAACCAGGTCAACGTCTCCACCGGCGTGGTGGAAACGCAGGTCAACAACGCGCTCAGGCAGCAGTTTCCTCTGGCGGTTTACCAGGTGGACAAGGTGCTGTTGCCGGCAGAGCTCTTCGGAGCGAAGTCCCCCGCGGCGGCTCCGAAGTCTCCTAAAAGCAGCTCTGAAACTCCGACCGTTGGGAAGGCCGGTGGCGCTCCTTCTCCCTCCGGTAACGCGCAGAACGAGAATGGTGCGGCAGGAAGGAATGTGGGATTTGGAGTTATCCTCGGAGTTGGGTTATTCTGCATGGGAGTTCTGTCTTGA
- the LOC108333116 gene encoding proline-rich receptor-like protein kinase PERK10, whose protein sequence is MAKNNKYASINFNHIYEKSTATNPHNRNPSHSVSPSSSSYSSASYSSVSAPNKAHGRILVLTRPTPKPLTPPTPQPQLHHQPPPNPIHQTQDQPEPSPDAISLRPLGRTGTASSLSSLPVINHDNKDMPSPPPKSNKFVPPHLRPGFVPREETPPGPGSLRPNGRPKSGGGHERIRRGGQDAGIMGRGSRPNSSG, encoded by the exons ATGGCAAAAAACAACAAGTACGCCTCTATTAACTTCAACCACATCTACGAGAAATCCACAGCCACCAACCCTCATAATAGGAACCCTTCTCATTCCGTTTctccttcctcttcctcctaCTCCTCCGCCTCCTATTCTTCAGTCTCCGCCCCCAACAAAGCCCATGGCCGCATCCTCGTCTTGACCCGTCCCACACCCAAACCCCTCACGCCTCCCACCCCGCAACCCCAACTCCACCACCAACCGCCACCCAATCCGATCCATCAAACCCAGGACCAGCCGGAACCGTCACCGGACGCGATCTCGCTCCGCCCACTCGGTCGAACTGGCACCGCTTCCTCACTCTCGTCTCTCCCGGTTATCAACCACGACAACAAGGACATGCCCTCTCCGCCGCCCAAGTCCAACAAGTTCGTGCCGCCGCACCTCCGGCCCGGGTTCGTGCCCAGGGAGGAGACCCCACCTGGGCCGGGCTCGCTTCGGCCCAACGGGCGGCCCAAGTCTGGGGGTGGGCATGAGAGGATAAGAAGGGGTGGGCAGGATGCGGGGATCATGGGCCGCGGGAGTCGGCCCAATTCCAGTGGATG A
- the LOC108333100 gene encoding rac-like GTP-binding protein RAC2 isoform X1, with amino-acid sequence MSTARFIKCVTVGDGAVGKTCMLISYTSNTFPTDYVPTVFDNFSANVVVDGSTINLGLWDTAGQEDYNRLRPLSYRGADVFLLAFSLLSRASYENISKKWIPELRHYAPTVPIVLVGTKLDLREDRQYLIDHPGATPITTVQQGEELKKAIGAAVYIECSSKTQQNVKAVFDAAIKVVLQPPKPKKKRKKNRSCVFL; translated from the exons ATGAGTACTGCAAGATTCATCAAGTGTGTTACTGTGGGAGATGGAGCCGTGGGAAAAACCTGTATGCTCATCTCTTACACCAGCAACACGTTTCCCACG GACTATGTGCCTACAGTGTTTGACAACTTCAGTGCAAATGTGGTGGTTGATGGAAGCACAATTAACCTGGGATTATGGGACACTGCTG GACAGGAGGACTACAACAGGCTTAGGCCTTTGAGCTATAGAGGAGCTGATGTGTTTTTGCTGGCATTTTCCCTCCTCAGTAGAGCCAGCTATGAAAATATCTCTAAGAAG TGGATTCCTGAGCTGAGACATTATGCCCCAACTGTGCCAATTGTACTTGTGGGAACCAAACTTG ACTTGAGGGAAGACAGGCAGTATTTGATTGATCATCCCGGAGCCACACCTATAACTACTGTCCAG CAGGGAGAAGAGCTGAAGAAGGCGATTGGTGCTGCTGTGTACATAGAATGCAGCTCAAAGACTCAGCAG AATGTGAAGGCTGTGTTTGATGCTGCAATCAAGGTTGTTTTACAGCCACCAAAGCCAAAGAAAAAACGAAAGAAGAACAGATCCTGCGTTTTCCTTTAA
- the LOC108333100 gene encoding rac-like GTP-binding protein RAC2 isoform X2, which translates to MSTARFIKCVTVGDGAVGKTCMLISYTSNTFPTDYVPTVFDNFSANVVVDGSTINLGLWDTAGQEDYNRLRPLSYRGADVFLLAFSLLSRASYENISKKWIPELRHYAPTVPIVLVGTKLDLREDRQYLIDHPGATPITTVQGEELKKAIGAAVYIECSSKTQQNVKAVFDAAIKVVLQPPKPKKKRKKNRSCVFL; encoded by the exons ATGAGTACTGCAAGATTCATCAAGTGTGTTACTGTGGGAGATGGAGCCGTGGGAAAAACCTGTATGCTCATCTCTTACACCAGCAACACGTTTCCCACG GACTATGTGCCTACAGTGTTTGACAACTTCAGTGCAAATGTGGTGGTTGATGGAAGCACAATTAACCTGGGATTATGGGACACTGCTG GACAGGAGGACTACAACAGGCTTAGGCCTTTGAGCTATAGAGGAGCTGATGTGTTTTTGCTGGCATTTTCCCTCCTCAGTAGAGCCAGCTATGAAAATATCTCTAAGAAG TGGATTCCTGAGCTGAGACATTATGCCCCAACTGTGCCAATTGTACTTGTGGGAACCAAACTTG ACTTGAGGGAAGACAGGCAGTATTTGATTGATCATCCCGGAGCCACACCTATAACTACTGTCCAG GGAGAAGAGCTGAAGAAGGCGATTGGTGCTGCTGTGTACATAGAATGCAGCTCAAAGACTCAGCAG AATGTGAAGGCTGTGTTTGATGCTGCAATCAAGGTTGTTTTACAGCCACCAAAGCCAAAGAAAAAACGAAAGAAGAACAGATCCTGCGTTTTCCTTTAA